The Lutibacter profundi genome includes a region encoding these proteins:
- a CDS encoding DUF6526 family protein has product MKTQNFKNHSKWVFGYHIVTFLAIVVLIVGSIRGFLKSSNDNLYSASLLVLISFILLFMFYFVRSFSLKAQDRAIRAEEKLRFFILTGKPLSTKLTTRQIIGLRFASDEELPALAKRAEQENLSEKEIKKEIINWKADLYRV; this is encoded by the coding sequence ATGAAAACACAAAATTTTAAAAATCATTCCAAATGGGTGTTTGGTTACCATATTGTAACTTTTTTAGCAATTGTAGTGCTTATAGTTGGCTCAATAAGAGGTTTTCTAAAATCATCTAATGATAATTTATATTCAGCTTCATTGTTAGTGTTAATTTCATTTATTTTATTGTTTATGTTTTATTTTGTGAGATCTTTTTCTTTAAAAGCTCAGGATAGAGCAATTAGAGCTGAAGAAAAATTAAGGTTTTTTATTTTAACAGGAAAACCATTGAGTACTAAGTTAACAACAAGACAAATTATTGGGCTGCGATTTGCTTCAGATGAAGAACTTCCTGCTTTAGCTAAGAGAGCCGAACAAGAAAATCTTTCAGAAAAAGAAATTAAAAAAGAAATTATAAATTGGAAAGCTGATTTATATAGAGTATAA
- a CDS encoding acyl-CoA dehydrogenase, which yields MDFNLTEEHIMIRDAARDFAQNELLPGVIERDEKQQFPTEQVKKMGELGFLGMMVDPKYGGSGLDTVSYVLAMEEISKIDASASVVMSVNNSLVCWGLETFGTEEQKQKYLVPLAKGEIIGAFCLSEPEAGSDATSQRTTAIDKGDLYLINGTKNWITNGGTASVYLVVAQTHVEKGHHGINVFIIEKGMEGFVVGNKENKLGIRGSDTHSLMFTDVKVPKENRIGEDGFGFSFAMKTLAGGRIGIASQALGIASGAYELALQYSKERKAFGKEISRHQAIAFKLADMATEIEAARFLCLKAAWDKDQHKNYDLSGAMAKLYAAETAMKVTVEAVQIHGGYGFVKEYHVERLMRDAKITQIYEGTSEIQKIVISRSILRD from the coding sequence ATGGATTTTAATTTAACTGAAGAACACATAATGATTCGCGATGCCGCTCGCGATTTTGCACAAAATGAACTATTACCAGGAGTAATTGAACGAGACGAAAAACAACAATTCCCTACCGAACAAGTCAAAAAAATGGGAGAACTTGGATTCTTAGGGATGATGGTTGACCCTAAATACGGAGGAAGCGGTTTAGATACTGTTTCATACGTTTTAGCTATGGAAGAAATTTCTAAAATTGATGCATCTGCTTCAGTTGTAATGTCTGTAAATAATTCACTCGTTTGCTGGGGACTTGAAACTTTTGGCACTGAAGAACAAAAACAAAAATATTTAGTACCACTAGCAAAAGGTGAAATAATTGGAGCTTTTTGTTTAAGTGAACCTGAAGCAGGATCTGACGCTACTTCACAACGTACAACAGCTATTGATAAAGGAGACCTTTACTTAATTAACGGAACAAAAAATTGGATTACCAATGGAGGTACAGCAAGTGTATATCTGGTAGTTGCACAAACCCATGTTGAGAAAGGACATCACGGAATTAATGTGTTTATTATAGAAAAAGGAATGGAGGGTTTTGTTGTTGGAAACAAAGAAAATAAATTAGGTATTCGTGGTTCAGACACACATTCTTTAATGTTTACAGATGTTAAAGTTCCAAAAGAAAATAGAATTGGTGAAGATGGCTTTGGTTTTTCATTTGCAATGAAAACATTAGCTGGTGGAAGAATTGGAATTGCTTCTCAAGCTCTAGGAATTGCCTCCGGAGCTTATGAATTAGCTTTGCAATATTCCAAAGAACGTAAAGCCTTCGGCAAAGAAATTAGTAGACATCAAGCAATCGCTTTCAAATTGGCAGACATGGCAACAGAAATTGAAGCCGCCCGTTTTTTATGCTTAAAAGCAGCTTGGGATAAAGATCAACATAAAAATTACGATTTAAGTGGAGCAATGGCTAAATTATATGCTGCTGAAACTGCTATGAAAGTAACTGTTGAAGCTGTTCAAATTCATGGAGGCTATGGTTTTGTAAAAGAATACCATGTAGAACGTTTAATGCGAGATGCGAAAATTACACAAATTTACGAGGGAACTTCTGAAATTCAAAAAATAGTAATTTCAAGAAGTATTCTTAGAGATTAA